One Tindallia magadiensis genomic region harbors:
- a CDS encoding nucleotide-binding protein — protein sequence MDKQWLNDHRIRIITGNYGTGKTEFSVNYAMKLALQGQKTALVDLDVVNLYFRSREQQHKLEKAGIRVISSSIEGSGADLPAISAEVASPLQDESYQVVLDLGGDSMGARVLAMYNEYFQEKNTFDMFFVVNANRPDTATKEGVLNHMEAIAKVSKVYPTALVNNTHLLRETSMEDIERGQKLCSEVSAETGLPIRYISVLNHLADQLPPHYEETVFPIDLTMRESWM from the coding sequence ATGGATAAGCAATGGTTAAATGATCATCGCATTAGAATTATCACCGGTAATTATGGTACTGGTAAAACCGAATTTTCAGTGAACTATGCAATGAAACTGGCTTTGCAGGGGCAGAAAACAGCCTTGGTAGACTTAGACGTGGTAAACCTGTACTTTCGGAGTCGTGAACAACAGCATAAACTTGAGAAAGCTGGCATACGAGTAATTTCTAGCTCTATCGAAGGCAGTGGGGCTGATCTTCCAGCAATATCGGCGGAAGTAGCATCTCCATTACAAGATGAGAGTTATCAGGTTGTACTAGACCTTGGTGGCGATTCAATGGGTGCAAGGGTTTTAGCGATGTATAATGAATATTTTCAAGAAAAAAATACTTTTGATATGTTCTTTGTGGTCAATGCCAATCGACCAGATACGGCAACAAAGGAAGGCGTATTGAATCATATGGAAGCCATTGCCAAGGTGTCGAAGGTTTATCCGACAGCTTTGGTAAATAACACGCATTTGCTCAGAGAAACCAGCATGGAAGATATTGAGAGAGGGCAAAAGCTTTGCAGTGAAGTGTCGGCAGAAACCGGTCTGCCGATCCGATATATAAGTGTATTGAATCATTTGGCAGATCAGTTGCCACCGCATTATGAAGAAACTGTTTTTCCTATAGATCTGACGATGCGGGAAAGTTGGATGTAA
- the buk gene encoding butyrate kinase yields MPDIYRILAINPGSTSTKIAIYDNEKPVFEEVLRHSSEEIAKFDNIFDQYEFRKEAILETLNSKDINIQKLAAVVGRGGLLHPIPGGTYEVNKAMLKDLRKGILGQHASNLGGVLAYEIAGQLNIPSYIVDPVVVDEMQEISRLSGIPEIPRKSIFHALNQKAVGRRVAKDMGKEYQEVNIIVAHLGGGISVGAHSKGQVIDVNNALDGEGPFSPERSGGLPSGELVKWCFSGKNTQDEIYRKILGKGGLMAYLGTNDGREVNSKISEGDEKARQVYEAMAYQVAKEIGACSATLKGDIDAIVLTGGLAYDQLLTGWIQERISFLGEVKVYPGEDEMIALAEGALRILRKEETACTYEPEKERS; encoded by the coding sequence ATTAATCCAGGCTCAACCTCGACTAAAATAGCTATTTATGACAATGAAAAACCTGTATTTGAAGAAGTGCTTCGACATTCTTCGGAAGAAATTGCAAAATTTGACAATATTTTTGATCAATATGAGTTTCGAAAAGAAGCAATCTTGGAAACATTGAATAGCAAAGATATTAATATTCAAAAGTTAGCAGCCGTGGTAGGACGCGGCGGATTACTGCATCCCATACCAGGAGGAACTTACGAAGTTAATAAAGCGATGCTGAAAGATCTGAGAAAAGGAATTTTGGGCCAACATGCTTCCAACTTAGGTGGTGTTTTAGCCTATGAGATTGCAGGTCAGCTGAACATTCCTTCGTATATTGTGGATCCAGTGGTGGTTGACGAAATGCAAGAGATTTCACGCCTCTCAGGAATTCCAGAAATACCAAGGAAAAGTATTTTTCATGCATTAAATCAAAAAGCAGTTGGCAGAAGAGTGGCAAAAGATATGGGAAAAGAGTATCAAGAGGTAAATATCATCGTGGCCCATCTTGGTGGGGGAATATCCGTTGGTGCCCATAGCAAAGGACAAGTAATAGATGTCAACAATGCATTGGATGGAGAAGGTCCCTTTTCACCAGAACGAAGTGGCGGATTACCTTCCGGTGAACTGGTAAAATGGTGCTTTTCTGGTAAAAATACTCAGGACGAAATTTATCGTAAAATATTGGGAAAAGGTGGCTTAATGGCATATCTTGGAACCAATGATGGACGAGAGGTAAATAGCAAGATAAGTGAAGGGGATGAAAAAGCACGACAAGTTTATGAAGCCATGGCGTATCAAGTGGCAAAAGAGATTGGTGCTTGTTCAGCAACCCTTAAAGGTGATATTGACGCGATTGTCCTGACCGGCGGTCTGGCTTATGATCAGTTGTTGACAGGATGGATTCAGGAGCGGATTTCTTTTCTGGGAGAAGTAAAAGTATATCCAGGAGAAGATGAAATGATTGCCTTGGCAGAAGGAGCACTTCGAATTCTTCGAAAAGAAGAAACTGCGTGTACTTATGAACCAGAAAAGGAAAGATCTTAG